A region from the Thermoplasmatales archaeon genome encodes:
- a CDS encoding alkylhydroperoxidase AhpD family core domain protein, translating to MRVEYGKIEPEAVKIVSRLSAFARERGIEESLVSLIEIRASQINGCAYCLDMHTQDAMAAGEKEQRIFCLSAWRDSPFFTEREQAALELTEAVTRISDLGVPDELYQRVMKKFNEHEYVALLMAINAINCWNRLSIACGRTAGMYRRTDHTA from the coding sequence ATGAGAGTAGAATATGGAAAAATTGAACCAGAAGCGGTAAAGATAGTGAGTCGACTGAGTGCTTTTGCCAGAGAAAGAGGAATCGAGGAATCCCTCGTCTCGTTGATAGAGATAAGGGCATCTCAAATCAACGGTTGCGCGTACTGCCTTGATATGCACACCCAAGATGCCATGGCTGCTGGCGAAAAGGAACAGAGGATATTCTGTCTCTCTGCCTGGAGAGATTCCCCGTTCTTCACAGAGCGCGAGCAGGCTGCCCTGGAACTCACAGAGGCAGTCACTAGGATATCCGATCTTGGCGTACCGGACGAACTGTACCAGAGGGTGATGAAGAAGTTCAATGAACACGAATATGTTGCCCTCCTTATGGCGATAAATGCAATCAACTGCTGGAACAGGCTTTCAATTGCATGTGGTAGGACTGCAGGAATGTACAGGAGGACTGACCACACCGCATAG
- the sudA_3 gene encoding Sulfide dehydrogenase subunit alpha precursor has protein sequence MVENVVIIGSGPAGLTAAIYCAREDFNPLVITGMEEGGQLELTGEVENFPAFPGGISGPDLMQRMMDHAKNFGAKFHQDYVEKLNLSSRPYRIKVGSNEFETKSIIIATGASASWLGIPSEKMFIGKGVSSCATCDAPLFKGKDVIVVGGGDTAMEDSLFLTKFVKSVTLVHRRDKFKASRIMQERVFSNQKIKILWNSEITVVLGNSKVTGARVRNNKTGDVSEINTQGIFVAIGHRPNTGFLEGVLPLDHDGYVISSGEVKTDYEGVFVAGDIIDRRYRQAITAAGSGCKAALEVRSYLLNLLQ, from the coding sequence TTGGTTGAAAACGTAGTCATAATAGGATCCGGGCCCGCGGGTCTTACCGCTGCCATCTACTGTGCCAGAGAAGATTTCAATCCCCTTGTTATTACGGGCATGGAGGAGGGCGGGCAACTTGAGCTTACGGGAGAGGTGGAAAATTTTCCAGCATTTCCAGGTGGGATTTCCGGCCCGGACTTGATGCAGAGAATGATGGACCATGCGAAGAATTTCGGCGCAAAGTTCCATCAAGATTATGTCGAAAAGTTGAACCTATCCTCAAGACCTTACAGAATAAAGGTGGGCAGCAATGAGTTCGAGACCAAGTCAATCATAATAGCCACCGGGGCCTCTGCCAGTTGGCTTGGAATCCCTTCCGAAAAGATGTTCATTGGAAAGGGGGTCAGCAGCTGTGCCACATGTGATGCCCCACTCTTCAAAGGAAAGGATGTGATCGTCGTGGGCGGTGGGGATACTGCCATGGAAGATTCGCTCTTCCTTACGAAGTTCGTGAAAAGCGTCACGCTGGTACATAGGCGAGACAAATTCAAAGCCAGCAGGATAATGCAGGAAAGAGTCTTTTCAAATCAAAAGATCAAGATACTCTGGAATTCCGAAATAACGGTGGTGCTTGGAAATTCAAAGGTCACAGGAGCAAGAGTCAGGAACAACAAAACTGGCGATGTTTCCGAGATAAATACCCAGGGAATCTTCGTTGCTATAGGTCACAGGCCAAATACGGGATTCCTCGAAGGAGTTCTTCCCCTAGATCATGACGGTTATGTCATCAGTTCTGGAGAAGTCAAGACCGACTATGAAGGAGTCTTTGTTGCAGGAGACATCATCGATCGCAGATACAGGCAGGCAATCACCGCTGCTGGAAGCGGATGCAAGGCTGCTCTTGAAGTCAGGTCATACTTGCTTAACCTCCTGCAATGA
- a CDS encoding hypothetical protein (putative conserved protein): MEEPISAEHSELMTLLYTAEQESHDNSGVIKEVASVFSGHADREEETLVPVLGFMKEWFSGSKQVDVSFLKAKANEFRLEVGTMINEHAQILKLFDEMSTGGEKDACLLSNLRKFMKRHSVIEEYYFYPMATYACKIIDGL, encoded by the coding sequence ATGGAAGAGCCTATAAGCGCAGAGCATAGTGAGTTAATGACCCTACTATACACCGCTGAACAGGAAAGTCATGACAATTCCGGGGTAATCAAAGAAGTTGCAAGTGTTTTTTCAGGACACGCGGACAGGGAAGAAGAAACACTGGTTCCAGTTCTGGGATTCATGAAAGAGTGGTTTTCCGGAAGTAAACAAGTCGATGTCTCTTTTTTGAAAGCAAAAGCTAACGAATTTAGGTTAGAAGTCGGTACAATGATCAATGAGCATGCCCAGATTCTGAAACTTTTTGATGAAATGAGTACCGGGGGCGAAAAAGATGCCTGCTTATTGAGCAATCTCAGAAAATTTATGAAGAGACATTCAGTTATTGAGGAATATTATTTCTATCCAATGGCCACGTACGCATGCAAGATAATTGATGGACTGTGA
- a CDS encoding anaerobic dimethyl sulfoxide reductase subunit A: MDKLEEKVASGKKMPGRNRWIEYSQVSRNWEDMYRSRWDHTNVVRSTHGVNCTGSCSWQVYVKDGIITWETQQTDYPSLGPDYPEYEPRGCPRGATFSWYTYSPMRVKYPYVRGALLKIWRDLLSKHKSPVEAWAEISSNKEYRESYVRARGKGGLVRATWEEVSDMIASALIHTIKTYGPDRIEGFTPIPAMSMISYSAGSRFFSLIGASMLSFYDWFADLPPASPQIWGEQTDVPESADWYNAKYFIIWGTNLPMTRTPDAHFMVEARYNGTKVVGISPDYAEYIKFSDIWLPAKAGTDAALALSMAHVIVKEFYVDREEKYFVDYAKKYTDLPFLVILRKDGDSYRSDRFLRADDLGSKEKFSEWKTLVWDSITNRPCIPQGTIGFRWDDAGKWNLNPIDTDGKKFDPIYTFVKDYDTAVSVTFPLFSADGSAVVKRKVPAKKIKTAKSTETLVTTVFDLFASSLGVSRNLPGESSSSYDDDEAYTPGWQEKITGVDRKLSIQVAREFAENAAKTKGKSMIAMGAGTNHWYNSDVIYRSIISLVMLTGCQGVNGGGWAHYVGQEKVRPFEGWSNLAFAMDWYPASRLQSGTSFFYMVSDQFRFEQAPSVSNLTPFPGKYSGQHPLDLFALAVRMGWQPSYPQLNRNPIEIAKDARNAGCKTDEEVARYVSGQVHEGKIRFSVEDPDNPANFPRVFFQWRSNILGSNGKGHEYFLKYLLGANGHPLGNLDESWKPEGIDLPESIPEGKLDLLVDLDFRMTSSALYSDIVLPAATWYEKHDISSTDMHPFVHPFNPAISPPWETKSDWGIFKIIAKRFSEIASDELPDAEDLMMTALQHDSPDELAQPYGKIDDWLEKKTEPVPGRNFPKISVVKREYSLTYEKMVTLGPLEKKRIAAKGVVIDGTNAYEEISKKVPVSKLPGVGKGKPSLSEEIDVANVILALSGATNGKRASEEWDFLAKKTGLDISKTFSSTWDTDYTFHDLTVQPRRAIATPVWSGSEIDGRLYSPFTTNIELNIPWRTLTGRQSFYLDHEIMLEMGEGLPVHKPPLGLPAFTNNNEGEKLATGKHITVNYLTPHQKWGIHSTYADTPTMLTLFRGGQYVWINEDDAKEIDVKDNDWIEVYNMNGTVVARSVLSYRIPRGVAMMYHGQDRTVGVPGSEITKDRGGTNNSVTRVILKPTHMIGGYGQLSFFFNYYGPTGHQRDSVAFIRKVDKEVNWLES; this comes from the coding sequence TTGGACAAACTTGAAGAAAAGGTAGCGTCGGGCAAAAAAATGCCCGGAAGAAACAGATGGATAGAATATTCTCAGGTGTCCAGAAACTGGGAGGATATGTATCGTTCTCGCTGGGATCACACCAATGTCGTACGCTCGACACATGGTGTTAACTGCACCGGATCCTGCAGCTGGCAGGTTTATGTTAAGGACGGGATAATTACCTGGGAAACGCAGCAGACTGACTACCCCTCGCTGGGCCCCGACTATCCGGAGTATGAACCAAGGGGGTGCCCGAGAGGAGCAACTTTCTCTTGGTATACGTACAGCCCCATGAGAGTAAAATATCCATACGTGAGGGGAGCTTTACTTAAGATCTGGAGAGATCTCTTAAGCAAGCATAAATCTCCCGTAGAAGCTTGGGCAGAGATATCATCCAATAAAGAGTACAGGGAAAGTTATGTCAGGGCTAGAGGTAAAGGGGGGTTAGTCAGGGCAACATGGGAAGAGGTATCCGATATGATTGCCTCTGCCTTGATTCACACAATCAAGACCTATGGGCCTGATAGAATAGAAGGCTTTACTCCTATTCCAGCAATGTCAATGATTAGCTATTCTGCTGGGTCTAGATTTTTTTCTCTTATTGGAGCCAGCATGCTGAGTTTTTATGACTGGTTTGCAGATCTGCCACCTGCATCCCCACAAATTTGGGGGGAGCAAACAGACGTGCCGGAAAGTGCTGATTGGTACAATGCTAAGTATTTTATCATCTGGGGCACGAACCTGCCGATGACTAGAACACCAGATGCACACTTCATGGTAGAGGCAAGATATAACGGCACAAAGGTAGTGGGCATCAGCCCGGATTACGCAGAATACATTAAATTCAGTGACATATGGCTCCCCGCGAAGGCTGGTACTGACGCTGCTCTGGCTCTCTCAATGGCACATGTTATAGTCAAAGAATTCTATGTGGACAGGGAAGAAAAATATTTTGTAGACTATGCCAAGAAATATACAGATCTGCCTTTCCTTGTGATTCTCAGGAAGGACGGGGATTCATACAGGTCGGATAGATTCTTGCGTGCTGATGATCTAGGAAGTAAGGAAAAGTTCTCTGAATGGAAAACCTTGGTCTGGGATTCTATTACCAATAGACCCTGCATCCCTCAAGGAACCATAGGTTTCAGATGGGATGATGCCGGGAAGTGGAATCTCAATCCTATTGACACGGATGGGAAAAAGTTTGATCCGATTTATACATTCGTGAAAGATTATGATACAGCGGTGTCTGTAACTTTTCCCCTTTTCAGTGCAGATGGCAGCGCAGTCGTTAAAAGGAAAGTGCCGGCCAAGAAGATCAAGACTGCAAAATCCACGGAGACACTGGTAACAACCGTTTTCGATCTGTTTGCATCAAGTCTTGGGGTATCCCGGAATCTACCCGGCGAATCATCTTCGAGTTACGATGACGACGAAGCTTACACCCCGGGGTGGCAGGAGAAGATTACAGGCGTGGATAGGAAACTCTCCATCCAGGTCGCCAGAGAGTTCGCTGAAAATGCTGCTAAGACTAAGGGCAAATCGATGATCGCAATGGGTGCCGGAACAAACCACTGGTATAACAGTGACGTGATCTACAGGAGCATAATCAGTCTCGTTATGCTTACGGGATGCCAGGGCGTAAATGGTGGAGGATGGGCACATTATGTTGGGCAGGAGAAAGTACGGCCTTTTGAAGGCTGGAGCAACCTTGCATTTGCGATGGACTGGTACCCGGCGTCAAGGCTGCAGAGTGGCACGTCTTTCTTCTATATGGTTTCAGACCAGTTCAGGTTTGAACAGGCACCGAGCGTTTCTAACCTGACTCCATTTCCTGGTAAGTATTCCGGGCAACACCCCCTCGACCTTTTTGCCCTTGCGGTCAGAATGGGTTGGCAGCCTAGTTATCCTCAGTTAAACCGGAATCCCATTGAAATCGCTAAAGACGCCCGGAATGCCGGCTGCAAGACTGACGAGGAAGTAGCGCGCTATGTTTCCGGGCAGGTTCACGAAGGAAAGATCAGGTTTTCTGTGGAGGACCCGGATAACCCGGCAAATTTCCCGAGGGTTTTTTTCCAGTGGAGATCAAACATCCTTGGTTCAAATGGCAAGGGACATGAGTACTTTCTCAAATACCTTCTCGGGGCGAACGGGCATCCTCTCGGCAATCTGGATGAGAGTTGGAAACCGGAAGGGATTGATTTGCCGGAGAGCATCCCGGAAGGGAAGCTTGACCTTCTGGTCGATCTCGATTTTCGAATGACAAGCTCTGCACTTTATTCTGATATAGTGCTCCCGGCCGCAACATGGTATGAAAAACATGACATTAGCAGCACTGATATGCATCCATTTGTGCATCCTTTTAATCCTGCAATCTCTCCTCCATGGGAAACAAAGAGTGACTGGGGGATCTTTAAGATTATTGCTAAGAGGTTTTCGGAAATCGCATCCGACGAACTTCCCGACGCAGAAGATTTGATGATGACTGCCTTACAGCATGATTCACCCGATGAGTTAGCCCAACCCTACGGTAAGATCGATGACTGGCTGGAAAAGAAAACAGAACCGGTCCCTGGAAGGAACTTCCCTAAGATTAGCGTAGTTAAGAGAGAATATTCATTGACATACGAGAAAATGGTTACACTGGGTCCTCTGGAAAAAAAGAGGATTGCTGCCAAGGGAGTTGTGATAGATGGCACAAACGCTTATGAGGAGATATCGAAAAAAGTTCCCGTTTCCAAGTTGCCGGGTGTAGGAAAAGGGAAACCATCGCTCTCAGAGGAGATTGACGTTGCAAACGTGATTCTAGCTCTTTCCGGAGCGACAAACGGTAAAAGGGCCTCCGAGGAGTGGGACTTCCTGGCAAAGAAAACAGGACTTGACATCTCGAAGACGTTTTCCTCCACTTGGGATACGGATTACACTTTTCACGATCTGACTGTGCAACCAAGACGAGCGATTGCGACCCCGGTGTGGAGCGGATCCGAAATTGATGGTCGACTATATTCTCCTTTTACGACCAATATTGAACTCAATATCCCTTGGAGAACATTGACTGGAAGACAATCCTTCTATCTGGACCACGAGATAATGCTTGAAATGGGTGAAGGACTCCCAGTGCACAAACCTCCACTCGGTCTTCCTGCGTTTACAAACAATAATGAGGGCGAAAAACTCGCAACGGGCAAACATATCACAGTTAACTATCTCACTCCTCACCAGAAATGGGGGATACATTCAACTTATGCAGATACTCCTACGATGCTCACTCTTTTCAGGGGAGGGCAATATGTCTGGATCAATGAGGATGACGCCAAGGAGATCGATGTGAAAGACAATGACTGGATAGAAGTCTATAACATGAATGGAACTGTAGTCGCGAGATCAGTACTGAGTTACAGGATTCCCAGGGGCGTGGCCATGATGTATCATGGGCAGGACAGGACAGTGGGCGTACCTGGAAGCGAGATTACAAAGGATAGAGGGGGCACGAATAATAGCGTTACTAGGGTGATCCTGAAGCCTACCCATATGATAGGTGGTTATGGGCAACTGTCTTTCTTCTTCAACTATTATGGCCCGACCGGGCATCAGAGAGATTCTGTTGCCTTCATAAGAAAAGTGGATAAGGAGGTGAACTGGCTTGAGAGTTAA
- the hmeA gene encoding Hdr-like menaquinol oxidoreductase iron-sulfur subunit 1 precursor → MRVKAQIAMVMNLDKCIGCHTCSVTCKNVWTNRPGTEYMWFNNVETRPGPGYPTKWEDQDRYKGGWVVHNGKLRLRSGGPMQRLLNIFYNPDLPLLDDYYEPWNYSYENLIESDRKEHQPVARPYSLVTGKNIEKPSWGPNWNDDLAGGSATSSMDPNVRAIQEHIAYEYEKSFMIYLPRICEHCLNPACVAACPAGAIYKRDEDGIVLVDQESCRGWRFCVTACPYKKVYFNWKTHKSEKCTFCYPRIEAGLPTVCSETCVGRIRYLGPILYDSDRIKEAASVENPKNLYESQLSVFLDPFDPEVIANASKEGINDAWIKAAQDSPVYKMAVKWKVALPLHPEFRTLPMVWYVPPLSPILNTVEGESEISANSYIPLVDSMRIPIEYLSSILTAGNVEITRSALLKLSAMRAYMRSIHLESEGNNLLLKETGMTSDDVIEMSRLFGVSKYNERFVIPTAMREMEQDASYLQGACSLEGIAPEEGMPRPKQRR, encoded by the coding sequence TTGAGAGTTAAAGCACAGATTGCAATGGTTATGAACCTCGACAAATGCATTGGATGTCATACATGCAGTGTAACTTGCAAGAACGTCTGGACAAACAGGCCCGGAACTGAATACATGTGGTTCAACAATGTGGAAACAAGGCCTGGTCCCGGATATCCCACCAAGTGGGAAGATCAGGATAGATATAAAGGAGGATGGGTTGTGCACAATGGGAAGTTGCGCCTTAGATCCGGAGGTCCCATGCAGAGGCTGCTTAACATTTTCTATAACCCTGATCTACCGCTATTAGATGATTATTACGAACCGTGGAATTACTCGTACGAGAACCTAATAGAAAGTGACAGGAAGGAGCATCAGCCCGTTGCTAGGCCCTATTCCTTAGTGACTGGGAAAAACATTGAAAAACCTTCGTGGGGACCTAACTGGAACGATGATCTGGCTGGTGGGAGCGCTACCTCCTCGATGGACCCAAATGTCAGGGCGATTCAGGAACATATAGCATATGAGTACGAGAAGTCATTTATGATATATCTCCCGAGAATCTGTGAACATTGCCTGAATCCGGCATGCGTTGCCGCCTGTCCAGCAGGCGCTATATACAAGAGAGACGAGGATGGGATAGTTCTTGTGGATCAGGAATCATGCAGAGGATGGCGATTCTGTGTTACTGCCTGTCCCTATAAGAAGGTTTATTTCAACTGGAAAACCCATAAATCGGAAAAATGTACGTTCTGCTACCCGAGGATTGAAGCAGGGCTCCCGACTGTCTGTTCCGAGACCTGTGTTGGAAGAATCAGGTATCTGGGGCCAATCCTTTATGATTCCGACAGAATTAAAGAAGCCGCGTCAGTAGAGAATCCAAAGAACCTATATGAATCCCAGCTCTCGGTGTTTCTTGACCCATTCGACCCGGAAGTGATAGCTAATGCAAGCAAGGAAGGAATCAACGATGCATGGATCAAGGCAGCCCAGGATTCTCCGGTGTACAAGATGGCGGTTAAATGGAAAGTTGCCCTTCCACTGCACCCGGAGTTCAGAACACTTCCCATGGTGTGGTATGTCCCACCTCTGAGCCCTATTCTCAACACGGTGGAAGGTGAATCTGAGATTTCCGCGAATTCATACATACCGCTTGTAGATTCGATGCGCATACCTATAGAGTATCTATCATCAATTCTAACCGCTGGCAACGTGGAAATAACCAGGAGCGCACTTCTGAAGTTGAGTGCAATGAGGGCGTACATGAGATCAATTCATCTCGAAAGTGAAGGAAATAATCTCCTCCTGAAAGAGACAGGAATGACAAGCGACGATGTTATCGAGATGTCAAGGCTTTTTGGGGTATCGAAGTACAATGAACGCTTCGTAATACCGACTGCCATGAGGGAGATGGAACAAGATGCGTCCTATCTTCAGGGTGCATGCAGCCTGGAGGGAATCGCACCCGAGGAAGGTATGCCCAGGCCAAAACAAAGAAGGTGA
- a CDS encoding nitrate reductase 2 subunit delta: MNSERVSRMLRTYSLILDYPVYEGVSDFIEQVRSVMPQGEEAAEAFLDALACMNIVDVQKEYVESFDMNSSAPLYLTAWELGDSRNRGNALIDIKKLIASYKFSIVKQELPDYIPLILEFLSEIPYDEWPPALETRLQAYFSGIVGKVGSRLYSSVIEALGSKFRKREDLPVHEPVRADTGEMPFPVRYDGSDY, from the coding sequence GTGAACAGTGAAAGAGTCTCGAGAATGCTAAGAACATACTCCTTGATACTCGATTATCCGGTTTATGAAGGAGTAAGTGACTTCATAGAGCAGGTAAGATCTGTCATGCCGCAGGGAGAAGAGGCAGCTGAAGCATTCCTTGACGCGTTGGCCTGCATGAACATCGTTGATGTGCAGAAAGAGTACGTTGAAAGCTTTGACATGAATTCATCAGCACCGCTTTATCTGACTGCCTGGGAACTTGGTGACAGCAGGAACAGGGGGAACGCCCTGATCGATATCAAAAAACTCATAGCTTCTTACAAGTTTTCGATCGTTAAACAGGAGCTCCCGGATTATATCCCGTTGATCCTTGAATTCCTATCCGAGATTCCCTACGATGAATGGCCTCCGGCACTCGAAACACGCCTGCAGGCATATTTTAGCGGCATCGTGGGGAAAGTTGGATCAAGATTGTACAGTAGCGTTATCGAGGCCCTTGGAAGCAAATTCCGAAAGAGGGAAGATTTGCCTGTACATGAACCAGTAAGGGCCGATACCGGAGAGATGCCATTCCCTGTTAGGTACGATGGAAGTGATTACTGA
- the hmeC gene encoding Hdr-like menaquinol oxidoreductase cytochrome b-like subunit: MNFIEEQLAWVIYPYLSFAIMIIGVIYRFRTNQLSVTSKSSELLENKSLGWGARLFHWGLIFVILGHFAGLFVPVSFLNRFGVSDYENFLASVILGGVFGLVAVSGLGILITRRLIIRRVRLNSSFGDTFVLILLLIIMALGLTLPLGYDPINGSAGYTAVMANITPWISGFFTFQPNASLMNGVPLLFQIHILLSFLLYPAIPFTRLMHIFTTPIRYIVRKPIVYRRLEKPEANFDSKVGDVKWR; the protein is encoded by the coding sequence ATGAATTTTATTGAGGAACAGTTGGCCTGGGTGATTTACCCTTATCTTTCGTTTGCGATAATGATAATAGGAGTAATTTACAGGTTTCGAACCAATCAATTAAGTGTAACATCCAAATCGAGCGAACTTCTAGAAAACAAAAGTCTGGGATGGGGGGCAAGGCTTTTTCATTGGGGTCTGATTTTTGTTATTCTCGGGCACTTTGCAGGGCTGTTTGTTCCGGTATCGTTTCTTAACCGCTTTGGAGTCTCAGATTATGAGAACTTCCTTGCATCTGTGATCTTGGGTGGTGTATTCGGTCTTGTCGCAGTATCCGGACTGGGAATTCTTATTACAAGACGCCTGATAATCAGGAGGGTAAGATTAAATTCAAGTTTTGGTGATACGTTTGTCCTTATTCTTCTTCTGATCATAATGGCGTTAGGGCTCACCCTTCCATTGGGGTACGATCCAATTAACGGCTCTGCAGGATATACCGCTGTGATGGCAAATATAACTCCATGGATTAGTGGATTTTTTACCTTCCAGCCTAATGCTTCTCTTATGAACGGCGTTCCTCTCCTGTTTCAGATACATATCCTGTTGTCATTCCTGCTTTATCCCGCAATACCGTTCACAAGACTTATGCATATATTCACAACACCGATTCGATATATCGTAAGGAAACCTATAGTTTATCGCCGCCTGGAGAAGCCAGAAGCAAATTTTGACTCGAAAGTAGGCGATGTTAAATGGAGATAA
- a CDS encoding C4-dicarboxylate transporter/malic acid transport protein: MLNGDKTSVTPFRSKFDAVARDLLPGYFALVMATGIVSIALHIYNFLVFSDFLFYFNVLAFAGLWVISGYRIVFHSDRYLSDIRDHARGPGFFTVIAGTNTLASDFLIVGHNEPIAFILWILGFALWAIFQYGVFTALMLSDHKPTLDKAINGTWLVAVVSTQSLSVVAAQLTVYHSWMFLISIIMYFIGWFTYIMIMSLVNYRLLFFELKAESITGPYWINMGATAITTLAGALILLAAKTPAIISQFPINESIMPFIVGATFLIWAYGSWWIPWLLIIGIWKHTIGKVSPWRYDAQFWGAVFPMGMYTVSTYMFVRATNLGQLLIIPNFFIYFAIAGWIYEFVEFLYAMISGILKPDKNGLKKRDFIEQ, from the coding sequence ATGTTAAATGGAGATAAGACAAGTGTGACTCCGTTCAGATCGAAATTCGACGCAGTTGCACGTGATCTGCTACCGGGGTACTTTGCCTTGGTAATGGCAACAGGCATCGTATCTATCGCGCTTCATATATACAATTTTCTTGTTTTCTCGGATTTTTTATTCTATTTCAATGTTCTCGCATTTGCAGGTCTCTGGGTAATAAGCGGATATCGAATCGTATTTCACTCTGACAGGTATCTATCTGACATCAGGGATCACGCAAGAGGACCCGGGTTCTTTACCGTGATAGCGGGCACAAATACCCTGGCTTCGGATTTCCTGATAGTAGGGCATAATGAACCAATAGCCTTTATTCTTTGGATTCTTGGCTTCGCCCTGTGGGCGATATTCCAATACGGGGTGTTTACTGCACTGATGTTATCTGATCACAAACCAACGCTGGATAAGGCAATCAACGGTACATGGCTGGTGGCTGTTGTTTCCACCCAGTCGCTTTCAGTCGTGGCTGCGCAGTTGACAGTTTATCACTCTTGGATGTTCCTCATTTCAATCATCATGTATTTCATTGGTTGGTTTACGTACATAATGATAATGTCACTAGTAAATTACAGGCTCCTGTTCTTTGAGCTGAAAGCAGAAAGTATAACCGGTCCTTACTGGATTAATATGGGGGCTACTGCAATCACGACTCTGGCCGGAGCTCTCATACTGCTTGCTGCTAAGACACCGGCAATAATTTCGCAATTTCCGATAAATGAATCAATAATGCCATTTATTGTTGGAGCGACATTCTTGATATGGGCATATGGTAGCTGGTGGATACCCTGGCTTCTGATAATCGGCATCTGGAAACACACGATCGGAAAAGTAAGCCCGTGGAGATACGATGCACAGTTCTGGGGTGCGGTTTTTCCAATGGGGATGTACACTGTTTCAACATACATGTTTGTCAGGGCAACAAATCTTGGGCAGCTTTTGATAATCCCGAATTTCTTTATCTACTTTGCAATAGCGGGCTGGATATACGAATTCGTTGAGTTTCTGTATGCGATGATATCCGGGATATTAAAACCGGATAAAAATGGGTTAAAAAAGAGGGATTTTATTGAGCAATAG
- a CDS encoding Transposase, which produces MVFKRKYPKPDLSEEDLNKLRRIRSSMKEEKRRVTRASIILDYLEDYSDDRIAARNGMNKNTVKKCLSKLREFGMEAALNDLPRPGKPRTITDDDKSWILNLACTKPAEHGYPDELWPYTLLTGHIRKNRSSLKNISRSTVFEILNEAEIKPHKIRYYVEKRDPDFEGKMATVLHVYKEVDMINNGFIIPELKDTITVSFDEKPGMQAISMTSEELPPVPGKYPSATRDYEYKRLGTLSLLAGIDLHSGIVTETVSRTHNSNDFIAFLKKLDSSYPKDKRIRVILDNLSVHTSAKSREFLLTVPKGFDFVFTPKHG; this is translated from the coding sequence ATGGTTTTTAAGAGAAAATATCCAAAGCCAGACCTTTCAGAAGAGGATCTGAACAAGCTCAGGAGAATCAGGTCATCGATGAAGGAGGAAAAGAGGAGAGTAACAAGGGCATCCATAATCCTCGATTATCTTGAGGATTACAGCGACGACAGGATTGCAGCAAGGAACGGCATGAACAAGAATACGGTGAAGAAATGCCTGTCAAAGCTGAGGGAATTTGGCATGGAGGCTGCACTGAACGATCTTCCAAGACCTGGAAAGCCCAGAACGATTACAGATGATGATAAGTCATGGATCCTTAACCTTGCATGCACAAAACCAGCGGAACATGGATACCCGGACGAGCTCTGGCCCTATACCCTCTTGACCGGACACATAAGGAAGAACAGGTCATCCCTTAAGAATATAAGCAGATCCACAGTCTTCGAAATACTCAATGAGGCGGAGATAAAACCTCACAAAATCAGGTACTATGTGGAAAAGAGGGATCCTGACTTTGAGGGAAAAATGGCCACGGTACTGCACGTATACAAGGAGGTGGACATGATCAACAATGGTTTCATAATACCCGAGCTGAAGGACACAATAACCGTATCATTCGATGAGAAGCCGGGAATGCAGGCAATATCAATGACATCAGAGGAGCTCCCTCCCGTTCCCGGAAAGTATCCATCTGCCACGAGGGATTATGAGTATAAGAGGCTGGGCACTCTGTCCCTTTTGGCAGGCATAGACCTGCATTCCGGTATTGTTACGGAAACTGTGAGCAGAACACATAACAGCAATGATTTCATAGCATTCCTGAAGAAACTGGATTCGTCGTATCCCAAAGATAAGAGGATAAGGGTTATTCTGGATAATCTAAGTGTGCACACATCGGCGAAATCGAGGGAATTCCTGCTGACAGTGCCAAAAGGGTTTGACTTTGTCTTTACTCCAAAGCATGGCTAA
- a CDS encoding molybdopterin biosynthesis protein MoeB: MRAIKTCELKELIESGEVILLIDALPQKSYAKRHIPTAINIPLKEFNLKQRLLPAKKDKKIVTYCGNASCSTSEKVARKLENLGYTNVFRYREGMKGWRDADNRTEPQSK, from the coding sequence GTGAGAGCGATTAAAACCTGTGAATTGAAGGAGTTGATCGAGAGCGGAGAGGTCATCTTGCTGATTGATGCATTGCCCCAGAAGAGTTATGCAAAAAGGCATATTCCTACGGCTATTAATATTCCACTTAAGGAATTCAATTTGAAGCAGCGGCTCCTCCCTGCCAAAAAGGATAAAAAGATAGTGACTTATTGCGGAAACGCTTCGTGCAGCACTTCCGAGAAAGTCGCACGAAAACTTGAGAACTTAGGCTACACAAATGTCTTTAGATATAGGGAGGGGATGAAAGGATGGAGGGATGCTGATAATAGGACCGAACCACAAAGCAAGTAA